Proteins co-encoded in one Halorussus vallis genomic window:
- a CDS encoding ABC transporter ATP-binding protein, whose translation MTLLEIEGLRTEFPTDRGVVEAVDGVDMTIENGEIVGLVGESGSGKSVLADSVQRIVDEPGRIADGDVRLEGESILEMDEAEMAEVRGDRISRIFQDPMNSLNPTIRVGEQIAETIRLHQDVEGGASLPTEIRRKLLGATENSRAWRRAVELLETVGIPEPDSRATDYPHQFSGGMRQRAMIAMALSCEPDLLVADEPTTALDVTIQAQILRELEQLQDEFDTAILLITHDLSVVAETCDRVNVMYAGEIVERADTEELFADPQHPYTQGLIASTPRIDDPRDELTPIPGSVPSLIDIPYACHFAPRCPEAKPECFERDPEFRPVGDDGDGHVAACLRRGPEGERL comes from the coding sequence ATGACGCTGCTCGAAATCGAGGGACTCCGGACGGAGTTCCCGACCGACCGCGGGGTCGTCGAGGCGGTCGACGGCGTCGACATGACCATCGAGAACGGCGAGATCGTCGGCCTCGTCGGCGAGAGCGGCAGCGGGAAGTCGGTGCTCGCAGACAGCGTCCAGCGCATCGTCGACGAACCCGGGCGCATCGCCGACGGCGACGTTCGCCTCGAGGGCGAGTCGATACTGGAGATGGACGAGGCCGAGATGGCCGAGGTCCGGGGCGACCGCATCTCGCGCATCTTCCAGGACCCGATGAACAGCCTGAACCCCACGATTCGGGTGGGCGAACAGATCGCCGAGACGATTCGGCTCCACCAGGACGTCGAGGGCGGAGCGTCTCTCCCGACCGAGATTCGCCGAAAGCTCCTCGGCGCGACCGAGAACAGTCGGGCCTGGCGGCGCGCGGTCGAACTGCTGGAGACGGTCGGCATCCCCGAACCCGACAGTCGGGCGACCGACTACCCCCACCAGTTCTCGGGCGGGATGCGCCAGCGCGCGATGATCGCCATGGCGCTGTCGTGCGAACCCGACCTGCTGGTGGCCGACGAACCCACGACCGCGCTCGACGTCACCATCCAGGCCCAGATACTCCGGGAACTCGAACAGCTACAGGACGAGTTCGACACCGCCATCCTGCTCATCACCCACGACCTCTCGGTCGTGGCCGAAACCTGCGACAGAGTGAACGTCATGTACGCCGGCGAAATCGTCGAGCGCGCCGATACCGAGGAACTGTTCGCCGACCCTCAGCACCCCTACACCCAGGGGCTGATAGCGAGCACGCCCCGAATCGACGACCCGCGCGACGAGTTGACCCCGATTCCCGGGAGCGTCCCGTCGCTGATCGACATCCCCTATGCGTGCCACTTCGCGCCCCGGTGTCCGGAGGCGAAACCCGAGTGCTTCGAGCGGGACCCCGAGTTCAGACCGGTGGGCGACGACGGCGACGGCCACGTCGCCGCCTGTCTCCGCCGGGGACCGGAGGGGGAACGACTATGA